From the Prochlorococcus marinus str. AS9601 genome, the window TAACAGGCTTATAAATTGAAGGGGCAGCACCATGCATGTAATAGTTTTCAATCTTTGGACCTACCCATACAGTATTGTTTTCCCCAACTGGGAAGGAGTACCAAATCTTATCAACAGTTAAGCTGTCACCTTTACCAACTGAGGTCAAGTAACCTCCGTCGACGTTACTTTTCATCCAGCCGCCATGATTACCAGAAAGGAGTCTCACATAGAGGTTGTCGTCTCCAGTAAAACTTGTATTAAGATTTGCTCTATAAGAGTAGGCAAATTTAGCAGCCTCATCGGAGCCATCGGTTTCACTGAGATCTATTGCACCAATATCAAATACAACTTTTTGATCCATTACAGTTGTATCTGAGAAGCCACCGGCTTCAAATTCTTTTTGTTTAACTTCAAGGCCATCAACACGACCCTTTAAGTTAGCGATATCAGCACTAACTTCGTTAATGAATGTTTTACTGTTAAGTCTCGAAGATTTTGATTGGCTACGTACATAGCTGTTCATTTCTTCAATGTTAACAACATCGGAAGCTTGGGCAGCAACTGGAGCTAATAAGCTCAAAGATGCACCAGCAACCAACATTTGTTGGAAGAGTTTCATTTTACCTCACACTAAAGTAGCCCAAAAATTTTTTGGGTACCTATACTGTATCGAGCGTAACAGAAAAGGAAAGATATATAAGTTTCAGTCCCGTGTAACTTTTGATACTTTAAATTCTTTTTCTTATCTAAATATATATTATGTTTTAGTTCTTTATCAATGGATAGTTAAGGGATTCTCTTTCATCTACCCATGAAGATGCAACTTCTCTTGCTAGTTTTCTGATCTTCTCAATATATTGAGCACGATCTGTAACTGAAATAACACCCCTTGCATCAAGCAAATTAAATGTATGACTACATTTAAGAACATAATCAAGGGCCGGATAAGTTAATTTTTTTTCAATTAAATTATTTGCCTCATCTTGGTAAATTTCAAATAATTTCCTGAGGTTTTCAGCACTAGATTCAGTAAAATTATAAGAACATTGACTTTTTTCAAATTGAAGCCAAATATCGCTATATTTCAAATTTTTGTTCCAATTTAAGTCCCAGATACTTTCCTTATCCTGCAAAAACATTGCAATCCTCTCTAGTCCATAAGTGATTTCAATTGGGATTGGATTACAATCAATACCTCCGCATTGTTGGAAATAAGTAAATTGGGTAACTTCCATTCCGTCCAGCCAAACTTCCCAACCTACACCCCAGGCTCCGAGTGTTGGAGACTCCCAATTATCTTCCACAAATCTTATGTCATGATTTCTAGGATTAATTCCAAGAGATTCTAGAGACGTCAAATATTTTTCCTGTATTCCTTCCGGGGAAGGTTTTATTATTACTTGATATTGAAAGTAATGTTGCGCCCTATTTGGATTATCACCAAAACGCCCATCTGTAGGTCTTCTACATGGCTCCGCATAAGCTACACTCCAAGGCTCTGGTCCAATAGCCCTTAAAAAAGTATGCGGATTCATTGTCCCAGCACCCTTTTCAGTATCATATGGCTGCATAATCAAACAACCTTCTTCTGACCAAAAATTATTTAGATTTTGAATTATCTCCTGAAAAAACATTTAGATTAGGATGGTAGAAAATGTAGATCAATGCCAGTAGTCATAATAACAAAGCTTTAAGGTAAAGTTATCTTTAATTCCAAGTTCTCAAAAATATCATCTGATTAAAAAGTTTCATTAAAATAGATCCTTGATAAAAATAAATGGAGAATTAATTATGTAAAAAAATCTAATGGTAATGGCCCAAAAGTATTAGATTCTTTAAGACCATCGTCATACTGACATGTTATTAAAATTCCTTCTCCAAGACCATTTTCAGATCTAACAAAAACATTACTAGTTTTTTGATTAGCTTTTAAAAAAACGCTTCCATCAGCATGAAGGGGGCCTAGATTCTCAAATTTAATTGAGGAATATTTCTTAGAAATTGATTTCAATGTTTCAATAGCTTTAATATCACTTGGTGCCATTATTCCTATTGTTATCCAATCTGCATTAAAAATATTTGATTCTAATTCCTCTAAAAGTTTTTTTTCTTGACTATTACTTAATTGAGGTGCGCTTCTTAG encodes:
- the glyQ gene encoding glycine--tRNA ligase subunit alpha, with product MFFQEIIQNLNNFWSEEGCLIMQPYDTEKGAGTMNPHTFLRAIGPEPWSVAYAEPCRRPTDGRFGDNPNRAQHYFQYQVIIKPSPEGIQEKYLTSLESLGINPRNHDIRFVEDNWESPTLGAWGVGWEVWLDGMEVTQFTYFQQCGGIDCNPIPIEITYGLERIAMFLQDKESIWDLNWNKNLKYSDIWLQFEKSQCSYNFTESSAENLRKLFEIYQDEANNLIEKKLTYPALDYVLKCSHTFNLLDARGVISVTDRAQYIEKIRKLAREVASSWVDERESLNYPLIKN
- a CDS encoding DUF1824 family protein, which encodes MEINKLVDLNNLRSAPQLSNSQEKKLLEELESNIFNADWITIGIMAPSDIKAIETLKSISKKYSSIKFENLGPLHADGSVFLKANQKTSNVFVRSENGLGEGILITCQYDDGLKESNTFGPLPLDFFT